In Carya illinoinensis cultivar Pawnee chromosome 6, C.illinoinensisPawnee_v1, whole genome shotgun sequence, a single genomic region encodes these proteins:
- the LOC122314499 gene encoding uncharacterized protein At4g08330, chloroplastic gives MEEKRASVKDGYLNGNHHHSSVSSSCSNPSRRDVSYSCGSCGYELNLSSGDRNTSTIGSKYGKSIKTGIISFFYIDESRFTQVDEIQCIPHFSKHSWGLIRRRTKLLCRKCANPIGIACNDYRSLHPLVTDASDSSSGKEVSSQRKYDIKIRALQPSASEENGAPFFT, from the exons ATGGAGGAGAAGCGTGCGTCTGTCAAAGACGGATATCTGAACGGAAATCACCACCACAGTTCCGTTTCTTCCTCCTGTTCTAATCCGTCTCGGAGGGATGTTTCTTATAG CTGTGGTTCTTGTGGGTACGAACTGAACCTAAGCTCTGGTGATCGGAACACCTCAACCATTGGCTCTAAATATGGGAAATCTATAAAGACAGGGATCAtatctttcttttatattgACGAGAGCAGATTTACTCAGGTTGATGAAATCCAATGCATACCCCACTTTTCTAAGCACTCTTGGGGTTTAATCCGCCGGAGAACCAAACTTCTTTGCCGCAAGTGTGCTAACCCGATTGGAATTGCTTGCAATGATTATAGATCATTGCACCCTCTTGTAACGGATGCATCCGACTCTTCCTCTGGCAAGGAAGTTTCAAGTCAAAGAAAATATGACATCAAAATCCGTGCCTTACAGCCTTCAGCTTCTGAAGAAAATGGTGCACCGTTTTTCACGTGA
- the LOC122312544 gene encoding photosystem II 22 kDa protein, chloroplastic-like translates to MAQTMLLMSGAPGSRVVDLKRDPLLNSQVQKLRPEPLSHLLLPPPLPSNTSSSPALTTFALFKSKTKAPPQKVAPPKPKQKVEDGIFGTSGGIGFTKQNELFVGRVAMIGFAASLLGEAITGKGILAQLNLETGIPIYEAEPLLLFFILFTLLGAIGALGDRGKFVDDPPTGLEKAVIPPGKGVRSALGLKEGGPLFGFTKANELFVGRLAQLGIAFSLIGEIITGKGALAQLNIETGIPISEIEPLVLFNVIFFFFAALNPGTGTFVTDEEDE, encoded by the exons ATGGCTCAAACCATGTTGCTCATGTCTGGTGCTCCTGGCAGCCGTGTGGTGGATTTGAAGAGAGACCCTTTACTCAATTCCCAAGTTCAAAAACTGAGGCCTGAGCCTCTCTCTCATCTGTTGCTCCCTCCTCCTCTACCTTCGAACACTTCTTCATCCCCAGCATTGACAACTTTTGCTCTCTTCAAATCAAAAACCAAAGCCCCTCCCCAGAAG GTTGCACCGCCAAAACCAAAGCAAAAGGTTGAAGATGGCATCTTTGGCACCTCTGGGGGCATTGGTTTCACCAAGCAGAATGAGCTCTTTGTGGGTCGCGTTGCCATGATTGGATTTGCT GCATCCTTGTTGGGTGAAGCAATTACTGGCAAAGGAATTCTAGCACAATTGAATCTAGAAACTGGAATTCCCATATATGAAGCTGAgcctcttcttctcttcttcattcttttcacCCTGCTCGGAGCAATAGGTGCTTTGGGTGATCGTGGTAAATTCGTCGACGACCCACCAACCGGACTCGAAAAGGCTGTGATCCCTCCTGGCAAAGGCGTCAGATCTGCATTGGGTCTTAAAGAAGGAG GTCCACTATTTGGATTCACAAAGGCCAACGAGCTCTTTGTAGGAAGATTGGCTCAGTTGggtattgctttctctttgatTGGAGAAATCATTACCGGGAAGGGAGCTTTAGCGCAACTAAACATCGAGACAGGGATTCCCATCAGTGAGATTGAGCCACTTGTGTTGTTCAatgttatcttcttcttctttgctgcATTGAATCCTGGGACTGGTACATTTGTTACAGATGAGGAAGATGAGTAG
- the LOC122314500 gene encoding filament-like plant protein isoform X2, producing the protein MEKRKWLWKRKPSDKSPFESESSRSISSHSERYSDDPAFESSPSHDTQSPEATSKAMESAEDVSDASSKKDINDSIQSLAEKLSAALVNVIAKEDLVKQNAKVAEEAVAGWEKAENEVVVLKQQLEFSVRQNSVLEDRASHLDGALKELVRQLRQTREKQEQMILEAVMMKTREWETTRLKLESQLLELQSNTEVAKSGSHANVDPDICHKLEYLEKENSALKLELQSQSEELEIRTIERDLSTQAAEMASKQHLESIKKVAKLEAECQKLKSMPCKSFRVNDHKSTLASSICVESLADSQSESGERLSLGEIDTRKMSSSESNKSEHSCSDSWASAPISELDQFKNDKTVKRNIQACSVQIDLMDDFLEMERLAALPETKSEGLGFAPIVSNQSSNGENSLRTELEALTRQKAELEEKLGKVEAQKADLEGALSTSQDRIEVSRLQLREAELKLEELQTELNIVKETKQVVESRLICMEAEARTMSAKVDALEVEVQKERTLSAEIAAKCRKSEEELSRERQEIELQKTTSSNGELKIKQEDIAVATGKLAECRKTIASLGNQLKSLATLEDFLIDTANISELSAGASVMPKADGGLWKLHCNETFLPKRDSYSSLMADESSGPIGNKTEENSPPFSSSATSAAASSIHVISEKNRNGFAKFFSRTKSGLI; encoded by the exons ATGGAAAAGAGGAAATGGTTGTGGAAGAGGAAGCCTTCTGACAAAAGTCCATTTGAAAGTGAGAGTTCGCGGTCGATATCTTCGCATTCAGAGAGATACTCTGATGATCCG GCATTCGAGTCATCTCCTAGTCACGACACTCAATCACCCGAAGCCACATCAAAAGCTATGGAAAGTGCTGAAGATGTTAGTGACGCTTCATCAAAGAAAGACATTAATGATAGTATTCAAAGCCTGGCAGAGAAGTTATCAGCTGCTTTAGTAAATGTTATCGCCAAAGAAGACTTGGTGAAGCAGAATGCAAAAGTTGCAGAAGAAGCTGTTGCTG GATGGGAGAAGGCTGAAAATGAAGTGGTGGTCctaaagcaacaacttgaattttcagttCGGCAAAACTCAGTTCTTGAAGATCGGGCGAGCCATCTTGATGGGGCCCTCAAAGAACTTGTTCGGCAGCTAAGACAAACAAGGGAGAAGCAGGAGCAAATGATTCTCGAAGCTGTGATGATGAAAACCCGTGAGTGGGAAACCACTAGACTCAAACTTGAGAGCCAGCTTCTTGAGCTCCAAAGCAACACTGAAGTGGCTAAATCTGGATCTCATGCAAATGTTGATCCTGATATTTGCCATAAACTTGAATATTTGGAGAAGGAGAACTCAGCTCTCAAACTTGAGCTCCAATCACAATCTGAAGAGTTGGAAATCAGGACGATCGAGAGGGACTTGAGTACCCAAGCAGCTGAGATGGCCAGCAAGCAACATTTAGAGAGCATAAAGAAGGTGGCCAAGCTTGAGGCTGAGTGCCAGAAGCTTAAATCAATGCCTTGTAAATCATTCAGGGTTAATGATCATAAATCCACTCTTGCCTCCTCTATTTGTGTTGAATCCCTTGCAGATAGTCAGTCAGAGAGTGGAGAGAGGCTCAGCTTGGGAGAGATTGATACTCGCAAAATGAGTAGTTCAGAGTCAAATAAGAGTGAACATAGTTGCTCGGACTCATGGGCATCTGCCCCGATTTCTGAACTTGATCAGTTCAAAAATGATAAGACTGTTAAAAGAAATATCCAAGCCTGTTCTGTTCAAATTGATCTCATGGACGATTTTCTTGAGATGGAGCGACTTGCTGCACTACCAGAAACCAAGAGTGAAGGCCTTGGTTTTGCACCAATAGTTTCCAATCAATCTAGTAATGGAGAAAACTCCCTGAGAACTGAACTAGAAGCCCTGACTCGTCAGAAAGCTGAATTAGAAGAGAAGCTAGGGAAGGTGGAAGCACAGAAAGCTGACCTGGAGGGTGCTCTATCCACAAGTCAAGACCGTATTGAGGTATCCCGGCTTCAGCTGAGGGAGGCAGAACTAAAGTTGGAGGAGTTGCAAACAGAGCTGAACATCGTGAAAGAAACCAAGCAAGTTGTTGAGTCTAGACTCATTTGCATGGAAGCAGAAGCAAGGACCATGTCAGCAAAAGTTGACGCTTTAGAAGTAGAGGTTCAGAAAGAGAGGACTTTGTCAGCAGAAATTGCAGCTAAGTGTCGAAAATCAGAGGAAGAGCTATCAAGGGAGAGGCAGGAAATTGAACTACAGAAAACTACAAGCTCGAATGGTGAATTGAAGATAAAACAG GAGGACATAGCTGTAGCTACTGGAAAACTTGCAGAGTGCCGTAAAACAATAGCATCTCTTGGGAATCAGCTGAAATCTCTAGCAACACTGGAGGACTTCCTGATTGATACTGCCAACATATCAGAGCTTTCTGCAGGTGCATCGGTGATGCCTAAAGCTGACGGAGGATTGTGGAAATTGCATTGTAATGAAACATTTTTACCTAAAAGAGATTCTTATTCTTCACTAATGGCTGATGAAAGTTCTGGCCCTataggaaataaaactgaagaGAACTCCCCACCATTTTCATCTTCAGCAACTTCAGCTGCTGCATCGTCAATTCATGTCATTTCGGAGAAGAATCGAAACGGGTTTGCGAAGTTCTTCTCACGTACGAAGAGTGGGTTAATTTAG
- the LOC122314500 gene encoding filament-like plant protein isoform X1 — protein MEKRKWLWKRKPSDKSPFESESSRSISSHSERYSDDPEAFESSPSHDTQSPEATSKAMESAEDVSDASSKKDINDSIQSLAEKLSAALVNVIAKEDLVKQNAKVAEEAVAGWEKAENEVVVLKQQLEFSVRQNSVLEDRASHLDGALKELVRQLRQTREKQEQMILEAVMMKTREWETTRLKLESQLLELQSNTEVAKSGSHANVDPDICHKLEYLEKENSALKLELQSQSEELEIRTIERDLSTQAAEMASKQHLESIKKVAKLEAECQKLKSMPCKSFRVNDHKSTLASSICVESLADSQSESGERLSLGEIDTRKMSSSESNKSEHSCSDSWASAPISELDQFKNDKTVKRNIQACSVQIDLMDDFLEMERLAALPETKSEGLGFAPIVSNQSSNGENSLRTELEALTRQKAELEEKLGKVEAQKADLEGALSTSQDRIEVSRLQLREAELKLEELQTELNIVKETKQVVESRLICMEAEARTMSAKVDALEVEVQKERTLSAEIAAKCRKSEEELSRERQEIELQKTTSSNGELKIKQEDIAVATGKLAECRKTIASLGNQLKSLATLEDFLIDTANISELSAGASVMPKADGGLWKLHCNETFLPKRDSYSSLMADESSGPIGNKTEENSPPFSSSATSAAASSIHVISEKNRNGFAKFFSRTKSGLI, from the exons ATGGAAAAGAGGAAATGGTTGTGGAAGAGGAAGCCTTCTGACAAAAGTCCATTTGAAAGTGAGAGTTCGCGGTCGATATCTTCGCATTCAGAGAGATACTCTGATGATCCG GAGGCATTCGAGTCATCTCCTAGTCACGACACTCAATCACCCGAAGCCACATCAAAAGCTATGGAAAGTGCTGAAGATGTTAGTGACGCTTCATCAAAGAAAGACATTAATGATAGTATTCAAAGCCTGGCAGAGAAGTTATCAGCTGCTTTAGTAAATGTTATCGCCAAAGAAGACTTGGTGAAGCAGAATGCAAAAGTTGCAGAAGAAGCTGTTGCTG GATGGGAGAAGGCTGAAAATGAAGTGGTGGTCctaaagcaacaacttgaattttcagttCGGCAAAACTCAGTTCTTGAAGATCGGGCGAGCCATCTTGATGGGGCCCTCAAAGAACTTGTTCGGCAGCTAAGACAAACAAGGGAGAAGCAGGAGCAAATGATTCTCGAAGCTGTGATGATGAAAACCCGTGAGTGGGAAACCACTAGACTCAAACTTGAGAGCCAGCTTCTTGAGCTCCAAAGCAACACTGAAGTGGCTAAATCTGGATCTCATGCAAATGTTGATCCTGATATTTGCCATAAACTTGAATATTTGGAGAAGGAGAACTCAGCTCTCAAACTTGAGCTCCAATCACAATCTGAAGAGTTGGAAATCAGGACGATCGAGAGGGACTTGAGTACCCAAGCAGCTGAGATGGCCAGCAAGCAACATTTAGAGAGCATAAAGAAGGTGGCCAAGCTTGAGGCTGAGTGCCAGAAGCTTAAATCAATGCCTTGTAAATCATTCAGGGTTAATGATCATAAATCCACTCTTGCCTCCTCTATTTGTGTTGAATCCCTTGCAGATAGTCAGTCAGAGAGTGGAGAGAGGCTCAGCTTGGGAGAGATTGATACTCGCAAAATGAGTAGTTCAGAGTCAAATAAGAGTGAACATAGTTGCTCGGACTCATGGGCATCTGCCCCGATTTCTGAACTTGATCAGTTCAAAAATGATAAGACTGTTAAAAGAAATATCCAAGCCTGTTCTGTTCAAATTGATCTCATGGACGATTTTCTTGAGATGGAGCGACTTGCTGCACTACCAGAAACCAAGAGTGAAGGCCTTGGTTTTGCACCAATAGTTTCCAATCAATCTAGTAATGGAGAAAACTCCCTGAGAACTGAACTAGAAGCCCTGACTCGTCAGAAAGCTGAATTAGAAGAGAAGCTAGGGAAGGTGGAAGCACAGAAAGCTGACCTGGAGGGTGCTCTATCCACAAGTCAAGACCGTATTGAGGTATCCCGGCTTCAGCTGAGGGAGGCAGAACTAAAGTTGGAGGAGTTGCAAACAGAGCTGAACATCGTGAAAGAAACCAAGCAAGTTGTTGAGTCTAGACTCATTTGCATGGAAGCAGAAGCAAGGACCATGTCAGCAAAAGTTGACGCTTTAGAAGTAGAGGTTCAGAAAGAGAGGACTTTGTCAGCAGAAATTGCAGCTAAGTGTCGAAAATCAGAGGAAGAGCTATCAAGGGAGAGGCAGGAAATTGAACTACAGAAAACTACAAGCTCGAATGGTGAATTGAAGATAAAACAG GAGGACATAGCTGTAGCTACTGGAAAACTTGCAGAGTGCCGTAAAACAATAGCATCTCTTGGGAATCAGCTGAAATCTCTAGCAACACTGGAGGACTTCCTGATTGATACTGCCAACATATCAGAGCTTTCTGCAGGTGCATCGGTGATGCCTAAAGCTGACGGAGGATTGTGGAAATTGCATTGTAATGAAACATTTTTACCTAAAAGAGATTCTTATTCTTCACTAATGGCTGATGAAAGTTCTGGCCCTataggaaataaaactgaagaGAACTCCCCACCATTTTCATCTTCAGCAACTTCAGCTGCTGCATCGTCAATTCATGTCATTTCGGAGAAGAATCGAAACGGGTTTGCGAAGTTCTTCTCACGTACGAAGAGTGGGTTAATTTAG